In Amycolatopsis solani, a single window of DNA contains:
- a CDS encoding PAC2 family protein, whose product MSEPVDETPRPPGDRPEPTRPVMVVAFEGWNDAGDAASRAVEHLQLNWDATPLAELEPDDYYDFQVSRPTVRMVDGVTRRVDWPTTTLSVCRPDGFDRDVVLVQGPEPNMRWRAFCAELLEHIKQLDVATVVTLGALLADTAHTRPVPVTGTAYDKDTASLYGLDLNNYQGPTGIVGILQDYCVQAGIPAVSIWAAVPHYVSHPPSPKATLALLHKLEDILDVEIPLGALPEQAEEWQRTVSEMADEDEEISEYVRGLEERGDAQSEVAVEDVSGDKIAAEFERYLRRRGRGGGQEGFGLR is encoded by the coding sequence GTGAGTGAGCCCGTCGACGAGACCCCGCGGCCGCCCGGCGACCGCCCCGAACCCACCCGGCCAGTGATGGTCGTCGCCTTCGAAGGCTGGAACGACGCAGGTGACGCGGCCAGCCGGGCGGTCGAGCACCTGCAGCTGAACTGGGACGCCACGCCCCTGGCCGAACTGGAGCCCGACGACTACTACGACTTCCAGGTCAGCCGCCCGACCGTCCGGATGGTGGACGGCGTCACTCGACGGGTGGACTGGCCGACGACAACGCTGTCGGTGTGCCGCCCCGACGGGTTCGACCGCGACGTGGTGCTCGTCCAGGGACCCGAGCCGAACATGCGCTGGCGCGCGTTCTGCGCGGAGCTGCTGGAGCACATCAAGCAGCTCGACGTCGCGACCGTCGTGACGCTCGGCGCGCTGCTCGCCGACACCGCGCACACGCGGCCGGTCCCGGTCACCGGGACGGCGTACGACAAGGACACCGCGTCGCTGTACGGGCTCGACCTGAACAACTACCAGGGCCCGACCGGCATCGTCGGGATCCTGCAGGACTACTGCGTGCAGGCGGGCATCCCGGCCGTGTCGATCTGGGCCGCGGTGCCGCACTACGTTTCGCACCCGCCGTCCCCGAAGGCCACGCTGGCGCTGCTGCACAAGCTGGAGGACATCCTCGACGTCGAGATCCCGCTCGGCGCGCTGCCGGAGCAGGCCGAGGAGTGGCAGCGCACGGTCAGCGAGATGGCCGACGAGGACGAAGAGATCAGCGAGTACGTCCGGGGCCTCGAGGAGCGCGGGGACGCGCAGAGCGAGGTCGCGGTCGAGGACGTCAGCGGCGACAA
- the metH gene encoding methionine synthase encodes MSDRVSSPFLEALGSRVLVADGAMGTALQAHDLSLDDFAGLEGCNEILNVTRPDVVRSVHRGYLEAGADAVETNTFGANFANFAEYDITGRIFELAEAGARLARETADEYATPDRPRFVLGSVGPGTKLPTLGHAPFTTLRDAYREEVRGLLAGGADAVIVETTQDILQTKASIIGAKRAMAAEGRHVPILASITVETTGTMLLGTEVGAALAALEPLGIDVIGLNCATGPAEMSEHLRQLAKHARVPLSVMPNAGLPELGPDGAVYPLGPEALVEALTGFVREFGVGLVGGCCGTTDEHIRQLAAAVAGTAPVARRPRPEPGVSSLYQAVPFKQDASVLMIGERTNANGSKAFRTAMLEGRWDDCVEIAREQTRDGAHLLDLCVDYVGRDGTADMAELAGRLATASTLPIMLDSTEVAVLEAGLRRLGGRCAVNSVNYEDGDGPQSRFTQVMELVSEYGAAVVALTIDEEGQARTAAKKADIATRLIEDITGNWGLRTSDIIVDALTFTIATGQEESRRDGAETIEAIREIKRRHPEVQTTLGLSNISFGLNPAARQVLNSVFLHECVQAGLDTAIVHASKILPMARIPDDRRAVALDLIYDRRREGYDPLQELMALFEGVSAASSKASRAEELAALPLFERLERRIVDGERNGLTDDLDAALEQRPALEIINDTLLSGMKTVGELFGSGQMQLPFVLQSAEVMKAAVAHLEPHMETGDDTGKGRIVLATVRGDVHDIGKNLVDIILSNNGYEVVNLGIKQPITTILDAAEEQGADAIGMSGLLVKSTVIMKENLQEMNSRGVSARWPVLLGGAALTRSYVENDLTELYLGDVRYARDAFEGLRLMDAIMAAKRGESPLVDADAERKRLERRERRERSLRIAEARKARKAGEEALEGPPPSRSDVATDVPLPTPPFWGSRVVKGVALADYAAMLDERATFMGQWGLKGARGGAGPTYDELVESAGRPRLRYWLDRLTADGILAHAAVVYGYFPCVAEGDDLVVLTEPEPGAPERVRFTFPRQRRDRRLCLADFYRPRESGEVDVVPFTIVTMGQPIADYANELFAADAYRDYLEVHGLGVQLTEALAEYWHCRIRGELVLPGGVAVASQDPDDVEDFFKLGYRGARFSLGYGACPDLEDRAKIVALLEPGRIGVKLSEEYQLHPEQSTDAIVCHHPEAKYFNT; translated from the coding sequence ATGTCCGACCGGGTGTCGTCGCCGTTCCTCGAAGCCCTCGGCTCACGCGTCCTCGTGGCCGACGGCGCGATGGGCACTGCGCTGCAGGCCCACGACCTGAGCCTGGACGACTTCGCCGGGCTGGAAGGCTGCAACGAGATCCTGAACGTCACCCGGCCGGACGTCGTCCGGTCCGTGCACCGCGGCTACCTCGAAGCGGGGGCGGACGCGGTCGAGACCAACACTTTCGGGGCCAATTTCGCCAACTTCGCCGAATACGACATCACCGGCCGGATCTTCGAGCTGGCCGAGGCCGGAGCCCGGCTGGCGCGGGAGACCGCGGACGAGTACGCGACGCCGGACCGCCCGCGGTTCGTGCTCGGCTCGGTCGGCCCCGGCACGAAGCTCCCGACGCTGGGCCACGCGCCGTTCACCACGCTGCGTGACGCCTACCGGGAGGAGGTCCGCGGCCTGCTGGCCGGCGGGGCGGACGCGGTGATCGTCGAGACCACCCAGGACATCCTCCAGACGAAGGCGTCGATCATCGGCGCCAAGCGGGCGATGGCCGCCGAGGGCAGGCACGTGCCGATCCTCGCGTCGATCACCGTCGAAACGACCGGCACCATGCTGCTCGGCACCGAGGTCGGCGCCGCGCTGGCCGCGCTGGAGCCGCTCGGGATCGACGTCATCGGGCTGAACTGCGCGACCGGCCCGGCCGAGATGAGCGAGCACCTGCGCCAGCTGGCCAAGCACGCCCGGGTGCCGCTGTCGGTGATGCCGAACGCCGGCCTGCCGGAGCTCGGCCCGGACGGCGCCGTCTACCCGCTCGGGCCGGAAGCCCTGGTCGAGGCCCTCACCGGCTTCGTCCGGGAATTCGGCGTCGGCCTGGTCGGCGGCTGCTGCGGGACGACCGACGAGCACATCCGGCAGCTCGCCGCCGCCGTCGCGGGCACCGCGCCGGTGGCCCGGCGGCCGCGGCCCGAGCCCGGCGTGTCCTCGCTCTACCAGGCGGTGCCGTTCAAGCAGGACGCCAGCGTGCTGATGATCGGCGAGCGGACCAACGCCAACGGCTCGAAGGCGTTCCGGACCGCGATGCTCGAGGGCCGCTGGGACGACTGCGTGGAGATCGCCCGCGAACAGACCCGCGACGGCGCCCACCTGCTCGACCTCTGCGTCGACTACGTCGGGCGCGACGGCACCGCGGACATGGCCGAGCTGGCCGGCCGGCTCGCCACCGCGTCGACGCTGCCGATCATGCTCGACTCCACCGAGGTCGCCGTCCTGGAAGCCGGGCTGCGGCGGCTCGGCGGCCGCTGCGCGGTCAACTCCGTCAACTACGAGGACGGCGACGGCCCGCAATCGCGGTTCACGCAGGTCATGGAGCTGGTGAGCGAGTACGGCGCGGCGGTCGTCGCCCTCACCATCGACGAGGAGGGCCAGGCGCGCACCGCGGCCAAGAAGGCCGACATCGCGACCCGGCTGATCGAGGACATCACCGGGAACTGGGGGCTGCGGACGTCCGACATCATCGTCGACGCGCTCACCTTCACCATCGCCACCGGCCAGGAGGAGTCGCGCCGCGACGGGGCCGAGACGATCGAGGCGATCCGCGAGATCAAGCGCCGTCACCCCGAGGTCCAGACCACGCTCGGGCTGTCCAACATCTCCTTCGGGCTCAACCCGGCCGCGCGGCAGGTGCTGAACTCGGTGTTCCTGCACGAGTGCGTCCAAGCCGGCCTGGACACCGCGATCGTGCACGCGTCGAAGATCCTGCCGATGGCGCGGATCCCGGACGACCGGCGCGCGGTCGCCCTCGACCTGATCTACGACCGGCGCCGCGAAGGCTACGACCCGCTCCAGGAGCTGATGGCCCTGTTCGAGGGGGTCAGCGCGGCGTCGTCGAAGGCGTCGCGGGCCGAAGAGCTGGCGGCGCTGCCGTTGTTCGAACGCCTGGAACGCCGGATCGTCGACGGCGAACGCAATGGCCTCACCGACGACCTCGACGCGGCGCTGGAGCAGCGGCCCGCACTGGAGATCATCAACGACACGCTGCTGTCCGGCATGAAGACCGTCGGCGAGCTGTTCGGGTCCGGGCAGATGCAGCTGCCGTTCGTGCTGCAGTCCGCCGAGGTGATGAAGGCCGCGGTGGCGCACCTCGAGCCGCACATGGAGACCGGCGACGACACCGGCAAGGGCCGGATCGTGCTGGCCACCGTCCGCGGCGACGTGCACGACATCGGCAAGAACCTCGTCGACATCATCCTGTCCAACAACGGCTACGAGGTCGTCAACCTCGGCATCAAGCAGCCGATCACCACCATCCTGGACGCCGCCGAGGAGCAGGGCGCCGACGCGATCGGGATGTCCGGGCTGCTGGTGAAGTCCACCGTGATCATGAAGGAGAACCTCCAGGAGATGAACTCCCGGGGCGTCTCCGCGCGCTGGCCGGTGCTGCTCGGCGGCGCCGCGCTCACCCGGTCCTACGTGGAAAACGACCTCACGGAGCTCTACCTCGGCGACGTCCGCTACGCGCGGGACGCGTTCGAGGGCCTGCGGCTGATGGACGCGATCATGGCCGCCAAGCGCGGGGAATCGCCCCTGGTGGACGCCGACGCCGAGCGGAAGCGCCTGGAGCGCCGGGAACGCCGGGAACGGTCGCTGCGGATCGCCGAGGCGCGCAAGGCCCGCAAGGCCGGGGAGGAAGCTCTCGAAGGTCCGCCGCCGTCCCGCTCCGACGTCGCCACCGACGTGCCGCTGCCGACCCCGCCGTTCTGGGGTTCGCGCGTGGTCAAGGGCGTCGCGCTCGCCGACTACGCGGCCATGCTCGACGAGCGCGCGACCTTCATGGGGCAGTGGGGCCTCAAGGGGGCCCGCGGCGGGGCCGGGCCGACGTACGACGAGCTGGTCGAGTCCGCAGGCCGGCCGCGGCTGCGGTACTGGCTCGACCGGCTGACCGCCGACGGGATCCTGGCCCACGCGGCCGTCGTCTACGGCTACTTCCCCTGCGTCGCCGAGGGCGACGACCTGGTCGTGCTCACCGAGCCGGAGCCCGGCGCGCCGGAGCGGGTGCGCTTCACCTTCCCGCGCCAGCGCCGCGACCGGCGGCTCTGCCTGGCCGACTTCTACCGGCCGCGGGAGTCGGGCGAGGTCGACGTCGTGCCGTTCACGATCGTGACGATGGGCCAGCCGATCGCGGACTACGCGAACGAGCTGTTCGCCGCCGACGCCTACCGCGACTACCTCGAGGTGCACGGCCTCGGCGTCCAGCTCACCGAGGCGCTCGCCGAGTACTGGCACTGCCGGATCCGGGGCGAGCTGGTGCTGCCCGGCGGTGTGGCGGTCGCCTCACAGGACCCGGACGACGTCGAGGACTTCTTCAAGCTCGGCTACCGTGGAGCGAGGTTCTCCCTGGGCTATGGCGCCTGTCCCGATCTCGAGGACCGGGCGAAGATCGTCGCGCTCCTCGAGCCGGGCCGCATCGGCGTCAAGCTGTCCGAGGAGTACCAGCTGCACCCCGAGCAGTCGACCGACGCGATCGTCTGCCACCACCCGGAAGCGAAGTACTTCAACACCTGA
- a CDS encoding HAD family hydrolase — translation MDGIAAVLWDMDGTLVDSEKLWDVALYETAEALGGKLSEEQRMTLVGSNMDDTARYLLEVVGRAVTPEAVAATGDQIRRRTAGLFDDALPWRPGAREALAAVRAAGLRSALVTSTERDLTELALNTIGRDFFDVTVCGDEVDGCNKPHPRPYLKAVELLGVDPAACVAVEDSPPGTASAVAAGCTVLVIPNDVPVEAGERRVFRDTLVGVDVAALAALLG, via the coding sequence GTGGACGGAATCGCGGCCGTGCTGTGGGACATGGACGGCACTCTGGTCGATTCCGAGAAGCTGTGGGACGTCGCACTCTACGAGACGGCGGAAGCCTTGGGCGGCAAGCTCTCCGAGGAACAGCGGATGACGCTCGTCGGGTCCAACATGGACGACACCGCCCGGTACCTGCTCGAGGTCGTCGGCCGTGCCGTGACCCCGGAGGCGGTCGCGGCCACCGGCGACCAGATCCGCCGCCGCACGGCCGGGCTGTTCGACGACGCGCTGCCGTGGCGCCCGGGTGCCCGCGAAGCACTGGCCGCGGTGCGCGCGGCCGGGTTGCGGTCGGCGCTGGTCACCTCGACCGAGCGCGACTTGACCGAGCTGGCGCTCAACACGATCGGCCGCGACTTCTTCGACGTCACGGTGTGCGGCGACGAGGTCGACGGCTGCAACAAGCCGCACCCGCGCCCGTACCTGAAGGCCGTGGAGCTGCTCGGCGTCGACCCGGCGGCGTGCGTCGCCGTCGAGGACTCCCCGCCGGGCACGGCGTCCGCGGTCGCGGCGGGCTGCACGGTCCTGGTCATCCCGAACGACGTTCCGGTCGAGGCGGGGGAGCGGCGCGTCTTCCGCGACACGCTCGTGGGCGTCGACGTGGCGGCGCTGGCGGCTCTGCTGGGCTGA
- a CDS encoding AlkA N-terminal domain-containing protein, giving the protein MHEDFERCVRIVQAKDARFDGWFYCAVLTTRIYCRPSCPVVPPKRPNMSFYPSAAAAQQAGFRACKRCRPDASPGSPLWNERADLVARAMRLIADGVVDTEGVRGLAARLGYSVRQVERQVFAELGAGPLALARAQRAQTARILIETTALPMTELAQAAGFGSIRTFNDTVREVFALSPTELRQRAKVKPAAAGALVLRLPYRKPLCPDNLFGHLVATGVPGVEEWRDGAYRRTLRLPHGPGVVALRPEDGHIACRLSLADLRDLPAATSRCRRLLDLDADPVAVDDQLATDPLLAPLVAAAPGRRVPRTVDGAEFAVRAVLGQQVSTAAARTHAARLVVAHGEPVEDPEGGLTHLFPSPEALSSLDPETLAMPRSRRRTLLALVAALTDGLDLGAGSDWDATRAALTALPGFGPWTVESIAMRALGDPDAFLPTDLGIKYAAETLGLGGQAAVVARSAAWRPWRAYATQHLWATGDHAINRMPAA; this is encoded by the coding sequence GTGCATGAGGATTTCGAACGGTGCGTACGCATCGTGCAGGCGAAGGACGCCCGGTTCGACGGGTGGTTCTACTGCGCGGTGCTGACGACCCGGATCTACTGCCGGCCCAGCTGCCCGGTCGTGCCGCCGAAGCGGCCGAACATGAGCTTCTACCCGAGCGCGGCGGCCGCGCAGCAGGCCGGCTTTCGCGCCTGCAAGCGCTGCCGCCCCGACGCCAGCCCGGGCTCGCCGCTGTGGAACGAGCGCGCCGACCTGGTCGCGCGGGCGATGCGGCTGATCGCCGACGGCGTCGTGGACACCGAAGGCGTCCGCGGGCTTGCCGCGCGGCTCGGCTACAGCGTCCGGCAGGTCGAGCGCCAGGTGTTCGCCGAGCTCGGCGCCGGCCCGCTGGCGCTGGCGCGGGCCCAGCGCGCGCAGACCGCGCGGATCCTCATCGAGACGACCGCGCTGCCGATGACCGAGCTGGCGCAGGCCGCCGGGTTCGGCAGCATCCGGACGTTCAACGACACCGTGCGCGAGGTGTTCGCCCTCTCGCCGACCGAACTGCGGCAGCGCGCGAAGGTCAAGCCGGCCGCCGCCGGGGCGCTCGTGCTGCGGCTGCCGTACCGGAAGCCGCTGTGCCCCGACAACCTGTTCGGGCACCTCGTGGCGACCGGCGTCCCGGGCGTGGAGGAGTGGCGGGACGGCGCCTACCGCCGGACGCTGCGGCTGCCGCACGGCCCCGGCGTCGTGGCGCTGCGGCCGGAGGACGGCCACATCGCCTGCCGCCTCAGCCTGGCCGACCTGCGGGACCTGCCCGCGGCGACCAGCCGGTGCCGCCGCCTCCTGGACCTCGACGCCGACCCGGTCGCCGTCGACGACCAGCTCGCCACCGACCCGCTGCTCGCGCCCCTGGTCGCGGCCGCGCCGGGGCGCCGGGTCCCGCGCACGGTCGACGGCGCCGAGTTCGCCGTCCGGGCCGTGCTGGGCCAGCAGGTCTCGACGGCGGCGGCCCGCACCCACGCGGCCCGGCTGGTCGTCGCGCACGGCGAGCCGGTCGAGGACCCCGAAGGCGGCCTGACCCACCTGTTCCCTTCGCCGGAAGCACTGTCCTCGCTGGATCCGGAGACGCTGGCCATGCCGCGCAGCCGCCGCCGCACGCTGCTCGCACTGGTCGCGGCGCTGACCGACGGCCTCGACCTCGGCGCGGGCAGCGACTGGGACGCGACCCGGGCGGCGCTGACCGCGTTGCCGGGCTTCGGGCCGTGGACGGTCGAGAGCATCGCGATGCGGGCGCTGGGCGACCCGGACGCCTTCCTGCCCACCGATCTCGGGATCAAGTACGCGGCGGAGACCCTGGGCCTCGGTGGCCAGGCCGCCGTCGTCGCCCGGTCCGCGGCGTGGCGCCCCTGGCGCGCCTACGCCACCCAGCACCTGTGGGCCACCGGTGACCACGCGATCAACCGGATGCCCGCCGCCTAG
- a CDS encoding methylated-DNA--[protein]-cysteine S-methyltransferase: MRSHSVIDSPCGPLTLVAEDDALCGLYMVRQRHRPDELTFGPADPGADIFARAETELKEYFAGQRERFELPLAFAGTPFQRSVWARLREIPYGTTISYGELADRLGNPLASRAVGLANGKNPIGIIVPCHRVVGSTGSLTGYGGGLECKRYLLDFERGALF; this comes from the coding sequence ATGCGTTCCCACTCGGTCATCGACAGTCCGTGCGGCCCGCTGACGCTGGTCGCCGAGGACGACGCGCTCTGCGGCCTGTACATGGTCCGGCAGCGCCACCGCCCGGACGAGCTGACGTTCGGCCCGGCCGACCCCGGCGCGGACATCTTCGCCCGCGCCGAAACCGAGCTGAAGGAGTACTTCGCCGGTCAGCGCGAACGGTTCGAGCTGCCGCTCGCCTTCGCCGGCACGCCGTTCCAGCGGTCGGTCTGGGCCCGGCTGCGCGAGATCCCGTACGGCACGACGATCTCCTACGGCGAGCTGGCCGACCGGCTCGGCAACCCCCTTGCGTCCCGCGCGGTCGGGCTGGCGAACGGCAAGAACCCGATCGGGATCATCGTCCCGTGCCACCGGGTGGTCGGCTCGACCGGTTCCCTCACCGGCTACGGCGGTGGCCTGGAGTGCAAGCGGTACCTGCTCGACTTCGAGCGGGGCGCGTTGTTCTGA
- a CDS encoding phosphoribosyl-ATP diphosphatase, whose product MKTFDELFAELAERARTRPDGSGTVVALDAGVHAQGKKVLEEAGEVWIAAEHESDDRLAEEISQLLYRVQVLMLGRGLSTEDVYRYL is encoded by the coding sequence GTGAAGACCTTCGATGAGCTGTTCGCGGAGCTTGCCGAGCGCGCGCGTACCCGTCCCGACGGGTCCGGCACCGTCGTCGCCCTGGACGCCGGGGTGCACGCCCAGGGCAAGAAAGTGCTCGAGGAAGCCGGCGAGGTGTGGATCGCCGCCGAGCACGAGTCCGACGACCGCCTCGCCGAGGAGATCTCCCAGCTGCTGTACCGGGTGCAGGTGCTGATGCTCGGCCGCGGTCTGTCGACCGAGGACGTCTACCGCTACCTGTGA
- the hisG gene encoding ATP phosphoribosyltransferase: MLRVAVPNKGALAAAATEMLGEAGYRKRHEQRDLTVLDPVNEVEFFFLRPKDIAIYVGSGDLDLGITGRDLALDSGAPVEEIQALGFGGSTFRYAAPAGQDWKPADLHGKRLATSYPRLVRDDLARHGVEADVIRLDGAVEISIQLGVADAIADVVESGRSLRQNNLVAFGDPICVSEAVLLQRAGTGESRAKSQLAARLRGVVFAQQYLMLDYDCPRTLVERAIAITPGLESPTVAPLADEDWVAVRAMVSRKDVNRVMDELAEVGAKAILASDIRSCRL, encoded by the coding sequence ATGCTGCGTGTTGCCGTGCCGAACAAGGGAGCCCTCGCCGCCGCGGCGACGGAGATGCTCGGCGAAGCGGGCTACCGCAAGCGGCATGAGCAGCGCGACCTGACCGTGCTCGACCCGGTGAACGAGGTCGAGTTCTTCTTCCTGCGGCCCAAGGACATCGCGATCTACGTCGGCTCCGGCGATCTCGACCTCGGCATCACCGGCCGCGACCTCGCGCTCGACTCCGGCGCCCCGGTCGAGGAGATCCAGGCGCTCGGTTTCGGCGGTTCGACGTTCCGCTACGCCGCCCCGGCCGGCCAGGACTGGAAGCCGGCGGACCTGCACGGCAAGCGGCTCGCGACGTCGTACCCGCGGCTGGTCCGCGACGACCTCGCCCGCCACGGCGTCGAGGCCGACGTGATCCGCCTCGACGGCGCGGTGGAGATCTCGATCCAGCTCGGCGTCGCGGACGCGATCGCCGACGTCGTCGAGTCCGGGCGTTCGTTGCGCCAGAACAACCTGGTGGCCTTCGGCGACCCGATCTGCGTCTCCGAAGCGGTGCTGCTGCAACGTGCGGGTACCGGGGAGAGCCGGGCCAAGTCGCAGCTCGCGGCGCGGCTGCGCGGGGTCGTGTTCGCGCAGCAGTACCTGATGCTGGACTACGACTGCCCGCGCACGCTCGTCGAGCGGGCGATCGCCATCACGCCGGGTCTCGAGTCGCCGACGGTGGCCCCGCTGGCCGACGAAGACTGGGTCGCCGTGCGCGCGATGGTGTCGCGCAAGGACGTCAACCGCGTCATGGACGAGCTGGCCGAGGTGGGCGCCAAGGCGATCCTGGCGTCCGACATCCGCTCCTGCCGCCTCTGA
- a CDS encoding ParA family protein yields MQITSVVNQKGGVGKTSLSVGTAAALAERGRRVLLIDLDPQGHATTEMLGLSEVRGDAPTLAKALAKTWKGPVEELVVPHPRSNLGRGGALDVVPTSPGMFDLIRRLDSFRVPGWQLARVIQFANYDHCVIDCPPALDVLTNNALAASHGILVPVQPDKTSIRALRLLADQVRYVEQTVGRQPLSWFGLVPSLYRRPISHYAAAALQEMYEFGIPMLSHLPLGVVMNEAAAHGVPVTTYAPETLQALSFREIAGTLDGYLEQNQAPAVVPADEEFVFEDFISEVAVARNVNDNGVRKGLYDLLPKKPNRPRS; encoded by the coding sequence ATGCAGATCACCTCGGTGGTCAACCAGAAAGGCGGGGTCGGCAAGACCTCTCTGAGCGTCGGCACCGCGGCCGCGCTGGCCGAGCGGGGCCGGCGGGTGCTGCTTATCGACCTCGACCCGCAGGGCCATGCGACGACCGAGATGCTCGGCCTGTCCGAGGTCCGCGGGGACGCGCCGACCCTGGCGAAGGCGCTGGCCAAGACGTGGAAGGGCCCGGTCGAGGAGCTCGTCGTCCCGCACCCGCGCAGCAACCTCGGCCGCGGCGGCGCGCTCGACGTCGTGCCGACGTCACCGGGGATGTTCGACCTGATCCGGCGGCTCGACTCGTTCCGCGTACCCGGCTGGCAGCTCGCGCGGGTCATCCAGTTCGCCAACTACGACCACTGCGTCATCGACTGCCCGCCGGCGCTCGACGTGCTGACGAACAACGCGCTGGCGGCGTCGCACGGCATCCTGGTGCCGGTGCAGCCGGACAAGACGAGCATCCGCGCGCTGCGGCTGCTGGCCGACCAGGTCCGGTACGTCGAGCAGACCGTGGGGCGGCAGCCGCTGTCGTGGTTCGGGCTGGTGCCGAGCCTGTACCGGCGGCCGATCTCGCACTACGCGGCCGCGGCGCTGCAGGAGATGTACGAGTTCGGCATCCCCATGCTGTCGCACCTGCCGCTCGGCGTGGTGATGAACGAAGCGGCCGCGCACGGCGTCCCGGTGACGACCTACGCCCCGGAGACGTTGCAGGCGCTGTCGTTCCGCGAGATCGCGGGCACCCTCGACGGCTACCTGGAGCAGAACCAGGCCCCGGCCGTCGTGCCCGCCGACGAGGAGTTCGTCTTCGAGGACTTCATCTCCGAGGTCGCGGTAGCGCGCAACGTCAACGACAACGGCGTCCGCAAGGGCCTCTACGACCTGCTGCCGAAGAAGCCCAACCGGCCGCGCTCGTGA
- a CDS encoding thioesterase family protein has protein sequence MADAFYVPLGEGRFSATAHTAGPWSSESQHFGPPSALLVRALESVEPAHPAELARVTVEILGPAPVAELTVRAGVERPGRSVELLRAELASAERVVARASAWRVATSDTAEIATDGGPMLPAPDSVTESPWPEGWQSGYLDAMEWRAVRGGMDVPGPAAVWARQRVPLVDGEEPSGLQRLFAVADSGNGVSNFLDPRQWWFINSELTVHLRRVPSGEWIGLDAVTLVGRHGTGTATSILHDASGPLATGAQALMVRPRQAGGG, from the coding sequence ATGGCCGACGCGTTCTACGTCCCGCTCGGCGAAGGCCGGTTCTCCGCGACCGCGCACACCGCGGGCCCGTGGTCCTCGGAGTCGCAGCACTTCGGGCCGCCGTCGGCGTTGCTGGTGCGGGCCCTCGAATCCGTCGAACCCGCCCACCCGGCCGAGCTGGCCAGGGTCACCGTCGAAATCCTCGGACCGGCCCCGGTCGCCGAGCTCACCGTGCGGGCCGGGGTGGAGCGCCCCGGCCGGTCGGTCGAGCTGCTGCGGGCCGAGCTGGCGAGCGCGGAGCGGGTCGTGGCCCGCGCGTCGGCGTGGCGGGTCGCGACCTCCGACACCGCCGAGATCGCCACCGACGGCGGGCCGATGCTGCCGGCGCCGGACAGCGTCACCGAGTCGCCGTGGCCGGAAGGCTGGCAGAGCGGCTACCTCGACGCGATGGAGTGGCGTGCGGTCCGCGGCGGCATGGACGTGCCCGGCCCGGCCGCGGTCTGGGCCCGGCAGCGCGTCCCGCTGGTCGACGGCGAGGAGCCGAGCGGGCTGCAGCGCCTGTTCGCCGTGGCCGACTCCGGCAACGGCGTGTCCAACTTCCTCGACCCGCGGCAGTGGTGGTTCATCAACTCCGAGCTGACCGTGCACCTGCGGCGGGTGCCCTCGGGCGAGTGGATCGGCCTGGACGCGGTCACGCTGGTCGGGCGGCACGGCACCGGCACGGCGACGAGCATCCTGCACGACGCGAGCGGCCCGCTCGCCACCGGCGCGCAGGCGCTGATGGTCCGGCCGCGACAGGCCGGGGGCGGATAG
- a CDS encoding RecB family exonuclease, which produces MPDADTVTTEPPASAVATQVRRRPALSPSRASDFKQCPLLYRFRAVDRLPEVPTKAQLRGTLVHSVLERLFALPAAERVPAQARELLGPAWTDLSADRPEWTELFDGEKPDEHADWLRSAEKLLDAYFELEDPRRLEPEACELHVEIELGSGVLLRGYIDRLDVAPTGEIRVVDYKTGAAPREIGEAKAMFQMKFYAVVLWRLRGIVPRQLKLMYLTDGQSLAYTPDEAELLRFERTLEAIWQAILKAGKTGDFRANKSKLCNWCDHQAHCPEYGGTPPAYPGWPEPDAGDETPLDRAD; this is translated from the coding sequence ATGCCCGACGCCGACACCGTCACCACGGAACCCCCAGCCTCCGCCGTCGCCACGCAGGTGCGGCGGCGGCCCGCGTTGTCGCCGTCACGGGCCAGTGACTTCAAGCAGTGCCCGTTGCTCTACCGGTTCCGGGCGGTCGACCGGCTGCCCGAGGTGCCCACGAAGGCGCAGCTGCGCGGCACGCTCGTCCACTCGGTGCTGGAGCGGCTGTTCGCGCTGCCCGCCGCCGAGCGCGTGCCCGCGCAGGCGCGGGAGCTGCTGGGCCCGGCGTGGACCGACCTGTCCGCGGACCGTCCGGAGTGGACCGAGCTGTTCGACGGCGAAAAGCCCGACGAGCACGCGGACTGGCTGCGCTCGGCCGAAAAGCTGCTGGACGCCTACTTCGAACTCGAGGACCCGCGGCGGCTGGAGCCGGAGGCGTGCGAGCTGCACGTCGAGATCGAGCTCGGCTCCGGCGTGCTGCTCCGCGGGTACATCGACCGCCTCGACGTCGCGCCGACCGGGGAGATCCGGGTCGTCGACTACAAGACCGGTGCCGCGCCGCGGGAAATCGGCGAGGCCAAGGCGATGTTCCAGATGAAGTTCTACGCCGTGGTGCTGTGGCGGCTGCGCGGGATCGTGCCGCGCCAGCTGAAGCTGATGTACCTCACCGACGGCCAGTCCCTCGCCTACACCCCCGACGAAGCCGAGCTGCTGCGCTTCGAGCGCACCCTCGAAGCCATCTGGCAGGCCATCCTCAAGGCCGGCAAGACCGGCGACTTCCGCGCCAACAAGAGCAAGCTGTGCAACTGGTGCGACCACCAGGCGCACTGCCCCGAGTACGGCGGCACGCCGCCCGCATACCCCGGCTGGCCGGAGCCCGACGCGGGTGACGAGACGCCGCTGGACCGGGCCGACTGA